The Pseudophryne corroboree isolate aPseCor3 chromosome 2, aPseCor3.hap2, whole genome shotgun sequence genome has a segment encoding these proteins:
- the ABHD15 gene encoding protein ABHD15 produces the protein MFSVPALWNSVWCRIKSLLGFITNAVFCSVKQKDDCTGDSEDDDCFGDVFGGSGESFPGGYQLICKTSALAHWLLKDIQRLPTLEPPRWWSSWPHLQTLIQHLLPADMPLELARDYLQLTDDGIVALDWVVGPRQSSKTRKMTNSTSNPPLLLVIPNPFGKLTRNIQHLCLQALGKGYYPVIFNRRGQNDCPLTTRRLQDFGEPGDLKEAVTYIRFRHPNAFLFAVSEGLGSGLLLSYLGECGSSSYLTAVSCISPVFRCQEWFETKLPWLYEWALLFYQKYIISRYSTALGEVLPTEKLFSSSSVQEFHEILHCESKNEKTSWDRYWERNEPLRDVDEVAVPVLCICSTDDPIRGQPQTSLPIELFRTNPYFLLLLTHYGGHCGFLTGSPVAWSHEVTLDYFRSMTEFFRTEEKTKGFTRRRSSNMMIRRRRPTLQRREPSVYRDLEEEIFSWKRSYTR, from the exons ATGTTTTCAGTACCAGCCCTGTGGAATTCAGTCTGGTGCCGCATAAAATCTCTCCTTGGGTTTATTACGAATGCCGTATTTTGTTCTGTGAAGCAGAAAGACGACTGCACTGGGGACAGTGAAGATGATGATTGTTTTGGAGATGTGTTTGGAGGCTCTGGAGAGTCTTTTCCTGGGGGCTATCAGCTTATATGCAAAACATCAGCTCTTGCTCATTGGCTGCTAAAAGATATTCAGCGCTTGCCAACACTTGAGCCACCTCGCTGGTGGAGTAGTTGGCCACATCTTCAGACACTTATTCAACACTTACTACCAGCTGACATGCCACTGGAGTTAGCCAGGGACTACCTGCAGCTCACGGATGATGGCATTGTTGCCTTGGATTGGGTAGTGGGGCCAAGACAAAGTTCAAAGACAAGAAAAATGACGAATTCCACAAGCAACCCACCATTGCTCTTGGTCATTCCCAACCCTTTTGGGAAGCTGACCAGAAACATTCAGCATCTTTGTCTACAGGCTTTAGGGAAAGGCTACTATCCAGTAATTTTTAACAGAAGAGGGCAAAATGATTGTCCATTGACTACACGTAGGCTACAGGATTTTGGGGAACCAGGAGACCTGAAGGAAGCTGTTACTTATATTCGTTTCAGGCATCCAAATGCCTTTCTCTTTGCAGTCAGCGAAGGACTGGGGTCTGGATTGCTGCTGTCCTATCTGGGGGAATGTGGCTCATCTAGCTACCTGACGGCTGTATCCTGCATTTCTCCAGTCTTCCGCTGCCAGGAGTGGTTTGAGACTAAGCTGCCCTGGCTGTATGAATGGGCGCTGCTATTTTATCAGAAATATATCATTAGCAG ATATTCTACAGCGTTAGGAGAAGTTCTACCCACTGAGAAGTTATTCAGTAGTAGCTCTGTACAAGAATTTCACGAGATTCTGCATTGTGAATCCAAGAATGAGAAGACAAGCTGGGACAGATATTGGGAGCGCAACGAGCCTCTACGTGACGTTGATGAAGTTGCTGTCCCCGTTCTTTGTATCTGTAGCACAGATGATCCAATTCGAGGACAACCACAGACTTCCCTCCCCATTGAACTTTTCAGGACAAATCCTTATTTTTTACTGTTGTTaacacattatggtggtcattgcGGGTTTCTTACAGGGTCTCCTGTAGCATGGAGTCATGAAGTTACACTAGACTACTTTAGATCCATGACAGAGTTCTTCCGAACCGAAGAAAAAACAAAGGGGTTCACAAGACGGAGGAGCTCTAACATGATGATCCGGCGGAGAAGGCCAACCTTGCAAAGACGGGAGCCCTCTGTATACAGAGACCTCGAAGAGGAGATTTTTAGTTGGAAAAGGTCATACACCAGGTAA